The DNA region ACAAAACCAAAAATTATTCAAAGTTTATAAAAAAAGGCACGACTTCGTGCCTTTTAAATTATAAACTAATATTATTTATCTATTAGTTTTAATGCTTCTTTAATAGATAGTCCAGATTTTGAACAAGCATCTTCAATTTTTTCTTTTTTCTTTAATAGTTTAAAAAAAACCATATATTTATATTCCATAGTTAAAATGGTCATATTTATCCTTTTTTATATTGATGAATAGAACCCTTGAATTCATTATCAGAATAATTCAATGTATCTATTTTTTTATATGTGAAACCAAAATTAATCATTTTAGATTTAAACTTTGAATGATTACCTCTACTAGGATCAACAATAATAACTTCACACTTATTATTTGCATATTGATTAATAAAATTAGAAAGTAAAATTCCATGATTTTGCTCATAAAGTAAATCACTTCCAATTATTAAATCAAACTTTCCAACTTTTTCTAAAATTTCATCTTTCCAATCTAATCTATAGAAAGGGATCTCTTTATCGTTGTTTAAATCTGAATTTTTTGAAAGAAAGCCTTTTACTTCAGGATGATAATCTGTAGCAGTAATATCTTGATGTAAATGATTTAAAACCAAACTACTTAAACCTATTCCACAACCAACTTCTAAAATTCTTTTTGAAACAGTATTTAATTGATATATATAATTTGCTAAAACTTGACTAGAAGGCCATAAAACTCCAAATAAAGACCAAGAGGAAGAATATATTCCTAAATTCTTAGCTTCATTATTTTTATCATAAAACTGTTGAGTATCTTTTAAAGTTCTTATATGTATATCCATATTACCAAACTCGATGGTTTGATACTTATATCGAAGACTAGACAAAAACTATTTAGGTTCTACATTTGTAGCATGCTCACCTTTTTGATTTGCACCAATATTAAAAGTCACCATTTGCCCATCTTTCAATGTAGCTTTTTCATATTTATTATTATGTTCACTTATTTCAGTATGATGAACAAAAATATCTTTGCTATTATCTTCTAATTGAATAAATCCAAAACCTTTTTCACTATTGAACCATTTTACAGTTCCATTATATCTATTTGACATAGAAATCCTTTTATATATTACTTCTTTTAAGAAGTTTTAGTAAAGTTAAATCAGGGTTTTAAATTTTAGAGAGATAAGTTTTGACAATAAAGTCAATAAAAAGCAAACAATAAATAAGTACTAATTTTTCTTTAAGTTCCGAACTATATCTGAAAAAAATAAAAATAGCAAGTTTTTATCTAATAAGTTTAAAATTATCAATTTTAACTTTCTTAATATTATCAAACATCTTCAATCATTTACATATTTTGAAAAAGAAGTTAATTTAAAAGATGAACAATCAAAAGCATATTTTAGTATAAATAAAAAACTAAGAGATGAAAAAAACGTCCTTAAAATCAAACTACATAAGATTAATATTATTAAAGAAGGACACAAAAGAATGTATGAGATATTTACTTATTTGAGGAAAGTTATTTATATAAATAACTATCTATTCTCTATCTCAACTTAACCCAAGCCATTTTTCATCAAGTTTAGCTAACAAAGTTTCTGCTTCTTCATTCTTACATCTATATTCAACTTCATTTTCCCATGCTCCAATAAATATACATCTGGAAGTGTCAATTTTATTTATATATTTTACTTCTCCCCATTGAGTTTTAAATTTTTGTAAAGATGAATTTATAGCATCTCGTTCTATTCTGTCAGTATATTTTATTTTTTTTAGAATTAAGTAATCATGAACTCTAATATATATTAAAAAAATGAGAAGAAATAGAAAAGACAAACCTCCTATTATTAAAAATATAGATGTAAATTTATTTACAATGATTCCGACTACAATTGTAATAGAAACACCCACAATAACAACTCCAATAAATTTAATTAACTTAACTAGGAATTCTCCGAATTTTTTTAAAGTTATTGATTTTAATATACAATAAAATGACTGTATTTTTATAAAGAATTCAAACCAAGGAAAAATTAAAATTATTACAATTAAATAAATTATATAATTTAAATTAATAGAATTTATATCTAATAAAAATAACCTATTAAAGTCTGGAGTATTTAATAAGAATATTGCGATAGTAGCATAAATAGTAAATAATAACTCATAATTTCGTTCTATTTTAAATCCAATTAACTTTGAAACTAAGTCACATATAAATATCAAAAAAATATAAATTAATGCATATAAAGGAGCTAAAATTGCTAAAAGAACAGAACTAACAGCCTGTATGTAAATGCTAAAGATTTTAAATTTTATTATTTTGTAAATAGAAGCAAATGCATTTGAAACTTTTAATGAAAAAATTATATTTTTACGCTTTAAAATTAAAGTTAAAGAATCAATTGAAAATAAATATTTTTTTATTTTTGTTGATAATTCTTTACTAATTGAGCCTAAATGTCTGCATGATTTAAAAGATTCTTCCTTAATCCACATATTTTTAATATTCAAGACATTTGTTATTACTTCATCAATATCATTATCACTTAATAATCCAACTGCTTCTACATTAAACTTTTTATGTAAAATTCCTTTTTTACTTTCAATCTGTTCTTTTAAGAAAATCTTTAAATCAAGCTCAAAATCTTTCAAACATTCTCTTCTTGATCTAAATGCCTCTTTTAAAAATCTAAGGCAATGTATCGATCTTGAATATTGTTCATCACCTTGATTTACATTTTCATCTTCAATCTTTTTAACTTCATTCCAACAATAATTTGCAATTTCAACTACCTTTTTTTTTGTTGAGAGTTCACAATACATTATTAAAGAATCTCTCCATTTAGTATCTTTGGGTATTGATTCCAACATTATATATTCAATATCTTTATCAATTAAATTTATTGCTACAAAATATTCATGAAACCTTCTATGTACAAAACTAAATAACTCATTATCACCTCTTCCTAATCTTATAATTTTTGAATACTTCAATTTACTAATTATTGCTGAAATAATTTCTTTTGAATATTCTTTTTCTAGGATTTTATAAACTAAATTAACTGGAATTTCTAATCCATAATTATAATCTTTATACATTTTATTTGATATATGTTTTACTGCATTAAGAACTACTGCATTAAGAACTACTTCATTATTTACTATCTTAGTATTTGGTCTTGAAAGAGATGAGTTAAGTTGCTTTTCAATAAAATCTTTATAAATATAACTTTGATTTTCTGGTAATTTATTGTGCTTTTCTAAATAGGAACTAATTAATGCTGCAGTAAATGGATTTCTTGAAAGAGATAATAATTCAGGTTTATCCTTAAATAACTTTGTTATTAATTCTTCTTTCTCATCAATTCTTTTCTGCATAATTTCAATAATTTTATCATCATCTAAAGGTTTTATTTCATATAAAGTATCTGTATTAAATTCTTTTGTAGGTTTTCTAAAAATACGAGAAGATAATAATCCTTTTGATTCATGTCCATATGTTAAAAACTTATAAATTACACTAGATAATTCTTTTATAAGCCATGAAGAATCTTCTTCATCAAGAACTGCAGGAATTTCATCAAATGAATCTAAAACTAAAAATAAATGACCATTTTCTAGTAAATCATCAAAATAATTATCAATAAATTTAGTAGTAAAATCATTATCAAGTCTTTTTATTATATTTTCTTTAATAAATTTATGAAGTCCTTTTGCAGATGGAGGATTATTTTCATCCCACTTTTTGTCTATAATCCATTCTTTTAAATTTATATAAATAGGAATTCTATTTGTTTTTTCAACATCATCAAGTAAATCAATACATAACTTACATAAAGATGTACTTTTACCTGAACCAGGATCACCTAGCACTAAAAAAGCTTTATCTTTTTTATTTTTTTTCATTGCAATATTAAGTTTAGTAATTTCTCTTTTATAAATATTATTTAATTTCAACTTCAGCTTCAAGTGGAACAAAATAAGAATCATTCCAGTTTACTTCATTATCAATAGCTTTCAAATTAAGTTTTAAACATTCACAAAAAGAGATGACTTTTTCTTCAAAATTTCTTTGTTTGTAAGTAGTTTTTATTTTATTTGGATGTTTACTTAAAATAGGTTTATCTTTAGAAGTAAAATAATTTATTGCAATAACCATAATAGTATAAAGAGTTATTATAAATAAAAAAGGAAAGGTATCACTAGAGATATTTATAAAATTTAAAAAACTAATGTTTAAGAAATCTTTTAAACTATTAGCCATCAAACTATTCAAAAAATTATTAGATAATGCTAATGTAATAAAACCTGCTAACGAAAGAAACCTTAACTTGTATTTATTATGGTTAATTGGCAACCAAATTGGCCTAGCAAAATACAAAATAATTACTAAAATAAAACTTATAGCAAAAGTAAGTTCTTTAATAAGTATATATGTAATAGATATAATCAAAGGAACAGTAAATAGTGTTATATAATAAAAAGTTTTTGTTATTGAAAAAAGACATTGTATCCACTTAATAATAATTTAATTAATCATAATTATATTCAATTTTTATTGAATTAAAAGATTTTTCAAGCAATCAGAATACCATTGAATAAGCTATTCACTCTTTATT from Malaciobacter molluscorum LMG 25693 includes:
- a CDS encoding class I SAM-dependent methyltransferase, with protein sequence MDIHIRTLKDTQQFYDKNNEAKNLGIYSSSWSLFGVLWPSSQVLANYIYQLNTVSKRILEVGCGIGLSSLVLNHLHQDITATDYHPEVKGFLSKNSDLNNDKEIPFYRLDWKDEILEKVGKFDLIIGSDLLYEQNHGILLSNFINQYANNKCEVIIVDPSRGNHSKFKSKMINFGFTYKKIDTLNYSDNEFKGSIHQYKKG
- a CDS encoding cold-shock protein, which translates into the protein MSNRYNGTVKWFNSEKGFGFIQLEDNSKDIFVHHTEISEHNNKYEKATLKDGQMVTFNIGANQKGEHATNVEPK
- a CDS encoding NACHT domain-containing protein, with amino-acid sequence MKLNNIYKREITKLNIAMKKNKKDKAFLVLGDPGSGKSTSLCKLCIDLLDDVEKTNRIPIYINLKEWIIDKKWDENNPPSAKGLHKFIKENIIKRLDNDFTTKFIDNYFDDLLENGHLFLVLDSFDEIPAVLDEEDSSWLIKELSSVIYKFLTYGHESKGLLSSRIFRKPTKEFNTDTLYEIKPLDDDKIIEIMQKRIDEKEELITKLFKDKPELLSLSRNPFTAALISSYLEKHNKLPENQSYIYKDFIEKQLNSSLSRPNTKIVNNEVVLNAVVLNAVKHISNKMYKDYNYGLEIPVNLVYKILEKEYSKEIISAIISKLKYSKIIRLGRGDNELFSFVHRRFHEYFVAINLIDKDIEYIMLESIPKDTKWRDSLIMYCELSTKKKVVEIANYCWNEVKKIEDENVNQGDEQYSRSIHCLRFLKEAFRSRRECLKDFELDLKIFLKEQIESKKGILHKKFNVEAVGLLSDNDIDEVITNVLNIKNMWIKEESFKSCRHLGSISKELSTKIKKYLFSIDSLTLILKRKNIIFSLKVSNAFASIYKIIKFKIFSIYIQAVSSVLLAILAPLYALIYIFLIFICDLVSKLIGFKIERNYELLFTIYATIAIFLLNTPDFNRLFLLDINSINLNYIIYLIVIILIFPWFEFFIKIQSFYCILKSITLKKFGEFLVKLIKFIGVVIVGVSITIVVGIIVNKFTSIFLIIGGLSFLFLLIFLIYIRVHDYLILKKIKYTDRIERDAINSSLQKFKTQWGEVKYINKIDTSRCIFIGAWENEVEYRCKNEEAETLLAKLDEKWLGLS